Proteins from a genomic interval of Qipengyuania sp. JC766:
- the bioB gene encoding biotin synthase BioB — MTQIRTDWTREEIAELFELPFTELLFRAATVHRENHPPEQVQLCTLLSIKTGGCPEDCGYCSQSVKADSGVEATKLMDVRAVLQSAAQAKDAGSQRFCMGAAWRNPKDRDMPAIVEIVKGVREMGLETCMTLGMLTPKQADMLKEAGLDYYNHNVDTGPEYYERVISTRNYQDRLDTLQNVRDAGINVCSGGIVGMGETREDRVGFVHTLATLERHPESVPVNALVPVKGTVLGDMLADTPLAKIDDIEFVRTVAVARICMPMSMVRLSAGRESMSEATQALCFLAGANSIFTGDKLLTAPNAGDDSDGALFAKLGLTPLQQEEPARACKVAEPAE, encoded by the coding sequence TTGACCCAAATCCGCACCGACTGGACCCGCGAGGAAATCGCGGAGCTGTTCGAGCTTCCCTTTACCGAGTTGCTGTTCCGTGCCGCCACGGTCCACCGCGAGAACCATCCGCCCGAGCAGGTCCAGCTTTGCACGCTGCTCTCGATCAAGACTGGCGGGTGTCCGGAGGATTGCGGCTACTGCTCGCAGTCGGTGAAGGCGGATAGCGGGGTCGAGGCGACCAAGCTTATGGACGTGCGCGCCGTGCTGCAATCCGCCGCGCAGGCGAAGGATGCGGGCAGCCAGCGTTTCTGCATGGGCGCCGCCTGGCGCAATCCCAAGGACCGCGACATGCCCGCGATCGTCGAGATCGTGAAGGGCGTGCGCGAAATGGGTCTCGAGACCTGCATGACGCTGGGCATGTTGACGCCGAAGCAGGCGGACATGCTGAAGGAAGCAGGCCTCGATTACTACAACCACAATGTCGACACCGGGCCGGAATATTACGAGCGCGTGATCTCTACCCGCAATTACCAGGACCGGCTCGATACGCTTCAGAACGTGCGCGATGCCGGGATCAACGTCTGCAGCGGCGGCATCGTGGGCATGGGCGAGACGCGCGAGGACCGCGTCGGCTTCGTCCACACGCTCGCCACGCTCGAACGCCATCCCGAAAGCGTGCCGGTCAACGCGCTGGTCCCGGTCAAGGGTACGGTGCTGGGCGACATGCTGGCGGACACGCCGCTCGCCAAGATCGACGATATCGAGTTCGTCCGGACGGTGGCGGTGGCGCGTATCTGCATGCCGATGAGCATGGTGCGGCTGAGTGCGGGTCGCGAGTCGATGTCCGAAGCAACGCAGGCGCTGTGCTTCCTCGCCGGCGCGAATTCGATCTTCACCGGCGACAAGCTGCTGACCGCGCCCAATGCGGGCGACGACAGCGACGGCGCGCTGTTCGCCAAGCTGGGCCTGACGCCCTTGCAGCAGGAAGAACCCGCCCGCGCCTGCAAGGTCGCGGAGCCGGCCGAGTGA
- the scpA gene encoding methylmalonyl-CoA mutase, with translation MTDTPTYEDWKARADKETKGRDLTWHTPEGIEVKPLYTSEDTRDLDPGVPGMEPFTRGPYASMYTGRPWTIRQYAGFSTAEESNAFYRRNLAAGQKGLSVAFDLATHRGYDSDHPRVVGDVGKAGVAIDTVRDMEILFDQIPLNEMSVSMTMNGAVIPVMAFYIVAAERAGVAQKDLSGTIQNDILKEFMVRNTYIYPPAPSMRIVSDIIAYTSQHMPRFNSISISGYHMHEAGATAVQELAFTIADGKEYAKRAMEAGLAIDDFAPRLSFFWGIGMNFFMEIAKMRAARALWHDVMTDLGAQNPKSKMLRTHCQTSGVSLQEQDPYNNVIRTTIEAMAAVLGGTQSLHTNALDEAIALPTDFSARIARNTQLVIQEETGITNVADPLGGSFYIESLTDALVEKAKAMLDEVEAAGGMTEYVASGKPKAQIEEAAAAKQASVDRGETVIVGVNKYRRDKEDEIDTLDIDNHAVRQSQIARLEKVRSARDEIACQSALDALARGAAQKEGNLLGLAVEAARHDATLGEISAAMEDVFGRYDTMPTPVRGVYSSAYAEDDRYAQVVEGVKAVERRLGRAPKLMVAKMGQDGHDRGANVIASAFADMGFEVLSGPLFQTPAETRDMALENDVDAIGASSLAAGHKTLIPELIGLLKEAGRSDIKVIAGGVIPQKDYDFLRDAGVQGIYGPGSNVVECAADVLRLLGHNMPPAGEDLDEAAE, from the coding sequence ATGACCGACACACCGACATACGAAGACTGGAAGGCCCGGGCCGACAAGGAAACGAAGGGCCGCGATCTTACCTGGCACACGCCGGAAGGGATCGAGGTGAAGCCGCTCTATACCAGCGAGGATACGCGGGACCTCGACCCCGGCGTGCCGGGCATGGAGCCGTTCACGCGCGGCCCCTATGCCAGCATGTATACCGGCCGCCCGTGGACCATCCGGCAATATGCGGGCTTTTCCACTGCCGAGGAATCGAACGCCTTCTATCGCCGCAATCTGGCGGCCGGCCAGAAGGGCCTCAGCGTCGCCTTCGATCTTGCTACGCACCGCGGTTACGACAGCGACCATCCGCGCGTGGTGGGCGACGTGGGCAAGGCCGGCGTCGCGATCGACACCGTGCGCGACATGGAAATCCTGTTCGACCAGATCCCGCTGAACGAGATGAGCGTCAGCATGACCATGAACGGGGCGGTGATCCCGGTCATGGCGTTCTACATCGTGGCGGCGGAACGCGCGGGCGTTGCGCAGAAGGACCTGTCGGGGACCATCCAGAACGACATCCTGAAGGAGTTCATGGTCCGCAACACCTACATCTATCCGCCCGCGCCCAGCATGCGGATCGTGTCGGACATCATCGCCTACACGTCGCAGCACATGCCGCGGTTCAACTCGATCTCCATCAGCGGCTATCACATGCACGAAGCCGGGGCGACGGCAGTGCAGGAACTCGCCTTCACCATCGCGGACGGCAAGGAATACGCCAAGCGCGCGATGGAAGCGGGCCTCGCTATCGACGATTTCGCGCCGCGCCTGTCCTTCTTCTGGGGCATCGGCATGAACTTCTTCATGGAAATCGCCAAGATGCGCGCGGCGCGCGCGCTCTGGCACGATGTCATGACCGATCTCGGCGCGCAGAACCCCAAGTCCAAGATGCTGCGCACGCATTGCCAGACCAGCGGCGTGAGCTTGCAGGAGCAGGATCCCTACAACAACGTCATCCGCACCACGATCGAGGCGATGGCCGCGGTGCTGGGCGGCACGCAGTCGCTCCACACCAATGCGCTGGACGAGGCGATCGCGCTGCCGACGGATTTCAGCGCCCGCATCGCGCGCAACACGCAGCTGGTGATCCAGGAGGAAACCGGCATCACAAATGTCGCCGATCCGCTGGGCGGGTCGTTCTACATCGAGAGCCTTACCGACGCGCTGGTCGAAAAGGCGAAGGCGATGCTGGACGAAGTCGAGGCGGCCGGTGGCATGACCGAATACGTCGCCAGCGGGAAACCCAAGGCGCAGATCGAGGAAGCCGCGGCCGCCAAGCAGGCCAGCGTCGACCGGGGCGAGACCGTGATCGTCGGCGTCAACAAGTACCGCCGCGACAAGGAAGACGAGATCGACACGCTCGATATCGACAACCACGCGGTGCGCCAGAGCCAGATCGCGCGGCTCGAGAAGGTGCGTTCGGCGCGCGACGAGATCGCCTGCCAGTCCGCGCTCGACGCGCTGGCGCGCGGTGCCGCGCAGAAGGAAGGCAACCTTCTCGGCCTCGCCGTGGAAGCGGCCCGGCACGACGCGACGCTGGGCGAAATTTCCGCCGCGATGGAGGACGTGTTCGGCCGCTACGACACGATGCCGACGCCGGTGCGCGGCGTGTATTCCAGCGCCTATGCCGAGGACGATCGCTACGCGCAGGTGGTGGAAGGCGTGAAGGCGGTCGAACGCCGCTTGGGCCGCGCGCCGAAGCTGATGGTCGCCAAGATGGGCCAGGACGGCCACGACCGCGGCGCAAATGTCATCGCGTCCGCCTTTGCCGACATGGGCTTCGAAGTGCTGAGCGGCCCGCTGTTCCAGACGCCCGCCGAAACGCGCGACATGGCACTGGAGAACGACGTGGACGCCATCGGCGCGAGCAGCCTTGCGGCAGGCCACAAGACGCTGATCCCCGAACTGATCGGCCTGCTGAAGGAAGCGGGACGCAGCGACATCAAGGTTATCGCCGGCGGCGTGATCCCGCAGAAGGACTACGACTTCCTGCGCGATGCAGGGGTGCAGGGGATCTACGGCCCGGGGAGCAATGTGGTCGAATGCGCCGCGGACGTGCTGCGCCTGTTAGGTCACAACATGCCGCCCGCGGGTGAGGATCTAGACGAGGCGGCGGAGTGA
- a CDS encoding glutathione S-transferase family protein, translating to MLYYDSAYPAPNPRRVRIFAAEKGIELPTRDIAIPKREQKSAEYLAVNPRGQTPALETDDGDVITESVAIMRYLEGLHPEPALFGSTPLEMARIEMASRQVELELMNAIAQVWVHTHDFTAALPGRNGEWGEANRPRVARAFERFDAALADREFLATDAYSVADIALLTSMDFAKFVGCPADDGCTNLYQWHERVSARPSARA from the coding sequence ATGCTGTATTACGACAGCGCCTATCCCGCGCCCAATCCGCGCCGCGTCCGCATTTTCGCCGCCGAAAAGGGGATCGAGCTTCCGACGCGCGACATTGCGATTCCGAAGCGCGAGCAGAAATCGGCCGAGTATCTCGCGGTAAACCCGCGCGGCCAGACACCCGCGCTGGAAACCGACGATGGCGATGTCATCACGGAAAGCGTGGCGATCATGCGCTATCTGGAGGGGCTGCATCCCGAACCCGCGCTGTTCGGCTCCACCCCGCTGGAGATGGCGCGGATCGAGATGGCGAGCCGGCAGGTGGAACTGGAACTGATGAATGCCATCGCGCAGGTCTGGGTCCACACGCACGATTTCACGGCCGCACTGCCGGGCCGGAACGGCGAGTGGGGCGAAGCCAACCGCCCGCGCGTGGCAAGGGCGTTCGAGCGGTTCGACGCCGCGCTCGCCGACCGCGAATTTCTCGCCACCGATGCCTATTCCGTGGCCGATATCGCCCTCCTGACCAGCATGGATTTCGCCAAATTCGTCGGCTGCCCGGCGGACGATGGCTGCACGAACCTTTACCAATGGCATGAACGCGTATCGGCCCGGCCGAGCGCGCGCGCCTGA
- a CDS encoding enoyl-CoA hydratase-related protein: MSHETILVEREGDVAKITLNRPDRLNAASIQLAQELSAAFYDLGDARAVLLTGAGKGFCSGADLSARAEGGPLQSKGGSHQALQNHYNPLVSQITRCPVPVVCAVNGPAAGVGCSMALAGDFVLAGRSAYFLQAFVNIGLVPDGGSTWLLARSIGRARATRMMMLGEKIGAEQAEEWGLIYRAVDDDALLAEAGALAQRLAAGPTLAYETIKANIATALDGALPEVMLAEAEGQRVAAASEDAMEGGMAFLQKRQPQFKGR; the protein is encoded by the coding sequence GTGAGCCATGAAACGATCCTTGTCGAACGCGAAGGCGATGTCGCGAAGATCACGCTGAACCGCCCGGATCGCCTCAACGCCGCATCGATCCAGCTGGCGCAGGAACTGTCGGCTGCGTTCTACGACCTAGGCGATGCGCGCGCGGTCCTGCTGACCGGTGCGGGCAAGGGCTTCTGTTCCGGGGCGGACCTTTCCGCGCGGGCCGAGGGCGGACCGCTCCAGTCGAAAGGCGGCAGCCACCAGGCGCTGCAGAACCATTACAACCCGCTGGTCAGCCAGATCACCCGTTGCCCCGTGCCGGTGGTGTGCGCGGTCAACGGCCCGGCGGCGGGCGTCGGCTGTTCGATGGCGCTGGCGGGCGATTTCGTGCTGGCGGGCCGGAGCGCCTATTTCCTGCAGGCCTTCGTCAATATCGGGCTGGTGCCCGATGGCGGCTCCACCTGGTTGCTGGCGCGCAGCATCGGGCGCGCACGCGCCACGCGCATGATGATGCTGGGCGAGAAGATCGGCGCCGAACAGGCGGAGGAATGGGGACTCATCTACCGCGCCGTGGACGACGATGCGCTGCTGGCCGAGGCAGGCGCGCTGGCGCAGCGCCTCGCCGCAGGGCCCACGCTGGCTTACGAAACGATCAAGGCGAACATCGCCACCGCGCTCGACGGAGCATTGCCCGAAGTGATGCTGGCCGAGGCGGAGGGGCAGCGCGTGGCCGCTGCCAGCGAGGACGCGATGGAAGGCGGCATGGCCTTCCTCCAGAAGCGCCAGCCGCAATTCAAGGGCCGCTGA
- the mce gene encoding methylmalonyl-CoA epimerase: MKLGRLNHIGVATSSIAESIAYYRDTMGAVRITEPFDLPEQGVKVCFVDTPDSAGEVGKGTQIELIEPFDESSPINGFLAKNPAGGQHHVCYEVEDIEAARAWFEGKGKRILGPTRIGAHGTPIFFLHPKDMMGQLTEIMETPPKGHGDGAH, from the coding sequence ATGAAACTCGGCCGTCTCAACCACATCGGCGTCGCGACGTCCTCGATCGCGGAATCCATCGCATATTACCGCGACACCATGGGCGCGGTACGGATCACCGAGCCTTTCGACCTGCCCGAGCAGGGCGTGAAGGTCTGCTTCGTCGATACGCCCGATAGCGCGGGGGAAGTGGGCAAGGGCACGCAGATCGAGCTGATCGAGCCGTTCGACGAAAGCTCCCCCATAAACGGCTTTCTCGCCAAGAACCCGGCCGGCGGCCAGCACCATGTCTGCTACGAGGTCGAGGACATCGAGGCTGCGCGCGCGTGGTTCGAGGGGAAGGGCAAGCGCATCCTCGGTCCGACGCGCATCGGCGCGCATGGCACGCCGATCTTCTTCCTCCACCCCAAGGACATGATGGGCCAGCTGACCGAGATCATGGAAACGCCCCCGAAGGGCCACGGGGACGGCGCACACTGA
- a CDS encoding acyl-CoA carboxylase subunit beta, whose protein sequence is MSANIAEMERRREAARMGGGQKRIDAQHAKGKLTARERLEILLDEDSFEELDTYVEHDCIDFGMEEQRIPGDGVVTGSGTINGRLVFVFSQDFTVFGGSLSKRHAEKICKVMDMAMKVGAPVIGLNDSGGARIQEGVASLGGYAEVFQRNVLASGVVPQISLIMGPCAGGAVYSPAMTDFIFMVKDSSYMFVTGPDVVKTVTNEEVTQEELGGAVTHTTKTSVADIAFENDIETLLQTRNFVDYLPLSNREDVPERPTADAWDREEPSLDTLIPDNANMPYDMHEVIRKTLDEGDFFEIQPAHAANIICGFGRVEGRTVGVVANQPMVLAGVLDIASSKKAARFVRFCDAFDIPILTFVDVPGFLPGTAQEHNGIIKHGAKLLFAYAEATVPKITVITRKAYGGAYDVMASKHLRGDLNYAWPTAEIAVMGAKGAVEIIFRQDRDDPEKIAEKTKEYEDRFANPFVAASRGYIDEVIYPHSTRRRIALGLRKLRGKQLENPWKKHDNIPL, encoded by the coding sequence ATGTCCGCCAATATCGCCGAAATGGAACGCCGCCGCGAAGCCGCCCGCATGGGTGGCGGGCAGAAGCGGATCGACGCGCAGCACGCCAAGGGCAAGCTGACCGCGCGCGAACGGCTCGAGATCCTGCTGGACGAGGACAGCTTCGAGGAACTCGATACCTATGTCGAGCATGACTGCATCGATTTCGGCATGGAGGAACAGCGCATCCCGGGCGACGGCGTCGTCACCGGCAGCGGCACGATCAACGGGCGTCTGGTGTTCGTCTTTAGCCAGGACTTCACCGTCTTCGGCGGTTCCCTGTCCAAGCGCCACGCGGAGAAGATCTGCAAGGTGATGGACATGGCGATGAAGGTCGGCGCGCCGGTCATCGGCCTCAACGACAGCGGTGGCGCCCGCATCCAGGAAGGCGTGGCATCGCTCGGCGGCTATGCCGAGGTGTTCCAGCGCAACGTGCTCGCATCGGGCGTCGTGCCGCAGATCAGCCTCATCATGGGCCCGTGCGCGGGCGGGGCGGTCTATTCCCCGGCGATGACCGACTTCATCTTCATGGTGAAGGACAGTTCCTACATGTTCGTAACCGGGCCCGACGTGGTGAAAACGGTCACCAACGAGGAAGTGACGCAGGAGGAACTGGGCGGGGCGGTCACGCACACGACCAAGACCAGCGTCGCCGACATCGCGTTCGAGAACGATATCGAGACTTTGCTGCAGACCCGCAATTTCGTCGATTACCTGCCGCTGTCGAACCGGGAGGACGTGCCCGAACGCCCGACCGCCGATGCCTGGGACCGCGAGGAGCCGTCGCTCGACACGCTCATCCCCGACAATGCGAACATGCCGTACGACATGCATGAGGTGATCCGGAAGACGCTGGACGAGGGCGATTTCTTCGAGATCCAGCCGGCGCATGCAGCCAACATCATCTGCGGTTTCGGCCGGGTGGAAGGGCGCACGGTCGGCGTGGTCGCGAACCAGCCGATGGTGCTCGCCGGCGTGCTCGACATCGCCAGTTCCAAGAAGGCCGCGCGCTTCGTGCGCTTCTGCGACGCGTTCGACATCCCGATCCTGACCTTCGTGGACGTGCCCGGCTTCCTGCCCGGCACGGCGCAGGAGCATAACGGCATCATCAAGCACGGCGCGAAGCTGCTGTTCGCCTATGCCGAGGCGACCGTGCCCAAGATCACCGTGATCACCCGCAAGGCCTATGGCGGCGCGTACGACGTGATGGCGTCCAAGCACCTGCGCGGCGACTTGAACTACGCCTGGCCCACCGCCGAGATCGCCGTGATGGGCGCGAAGGGCGCGGTGGAGATCATCTTCCGCCAGGACCGCGACGATCCCGAAAAGATCGCCGAGAAGACGAAGGAATACGAAGACCGCTTCGCCAACCCCTTCGTCGCCGCTTCACGCGGCTATATCGACGAGGTGATCTATCCGCACTCGACCCGTCGGCGGATCGCGCTGGGACTGCGCAAGCTGCGCGGTAAGCAGCTCGAGAACCCGTGGAAGAAGCACGATAATATTCCGTTGTGA
- a CDS encoding CsbD family protein: MGEFTDKAKAAANDIAGKTKEAIGEATDNRKLEAEGEAQQAKAKAQKAKGTVKGALGDNI, encoded by the coding sequence ATGGGTGAATTCACGGACAAGGCGAAGGCTGCGGCCAACGACATTGCCGGCAAGACCAAGGAAGCCATCGGCGAAGCGACCGACAACCGCAAGCTGGAAGCCGAAGGCGAAGCGCAGCAGGCGAAGGCCAAGGCCCAGAAGGCCAAGGGCACTGTCAAGGGCGCGCTCGGCGACAATATCTAA
- the gorA gene encoding glutathione-disulfide reductase yields MSADKYEYDLFTIGAGSGGVRACRVAAAHGAKVAVAEEHRIGGTCVIRGCVPKKMLVYGAHFAEDLEDCQSFGWNIEGKSFDWVKLRDNVMADVDRINGVYRKTLESHDVTIFDERAEIVGPHEIKLASGKTVTAKYILIATGARPHIPGCSGGELGITSNEAFHLDELPKRILIAGGGYIANEFAGIFNEFGTKVTIINRTDTLLRSYDQSLTDRLLQISVKKGIDFRFNAEFENIKQLDNGCLRVCMSNHDPIEVEAVMYATGRVPNTEGLGLETAGIELGEKGEIKVDRFSKTNVDHIYAVGDVTARVQLTPVAIREGQAFADTVFGDKPTAVDHSCIPSAVFSHPPIAAVGMTEGEAKNALGQVKVYQSDFRAMKNVVAGREERSLIKMICDGANDKIVGIHMIGPEAPEIMQAAAVAVKAGMTKADFDATTAIHPTVAEELVLLK; encoded by the coding sequence ATGTCCGCCGATAAATACGAATACGACCTGTTCACGATCGGCGCGGGATCGGGCGGCGTGCGCGCTTGCCGCGTGGCGGCGGCGCATGGCGCGAAGGTCGCCGTGGCGGAGGAACACCGCATCGGCGGCACCTGCGTCATTCGCGGCTGCGTGCCCAAGAAGATGCTCGTCTACGGCGCGCATTTCGCGGAGGACCTGGAGGACTGCCAGAGCTTCGGCTGGAATATCGAGGGCAAGAGCTTCGACTGGGTCAAGCTGCGCGACAACGTGATGGCGGACGTGGACCGCATCAACGGCGTGTATCGCAAGACGCTGGAAAGCCACGACGTCACCATCTTCGACGAACGGGCGGAGATCGTGGGCCCGCACGAGATCAAGCTGGCGAGCGGCAAGACCGTCACGGCGAAATACATCCTGATCGCCACCGGCGCGCGCCCGCACATCCCGGGCTGTTCCGGCGGCGAGCTGGGCATCACCAGCAACGAGGCGTTCCACCTGGACGAACTGCCCAAACGCATCCTGATCGCGGGTGGCGGCTACATCGCCAACGAGTTTGCCGGCATCTTCAACGAATTCGGCACCAAGGTCACGATCATCAACCGGACCGACACGCTGCTGCGCAGCTACGACCAGAGCCTGACCGACCGCCTGCTGCAGATCTCGGTCAAGAAGGGCATCGATTTCCGCTTCAATGCTGAGTTCGAGAACATCAAGCAGCTCGACAACGGCTGCCTGCGCGTCTGCATGAGCAATCACGACCCGATCGAGGTCGAGGCCGTGATGTATGCCACGGGCCGCGTGCCCAACACCGAGGGCCTCGGTCTCGAGACAGCGGGCATCGAGCTGGGCGAGAAGGGCGAGATCAAGGTCGACCGGTTCAGCAAGACCAATGTCGACCACATCTACGCCGTGGGCGACGTGACGGCGCGCGTGCAGCTGACCCCCGTGGCGATCCGCGAAGGCCAGGCCTTTGCCGACACCGTGTTCGGGGACAAGCCGACCGCGGTCGACCATTCCTGCATCCCCAGCGCCGTCTTCAGCCACCCGCCCATCGCCGCCGTCGGCATGACGGAGGGCGAGGCGAAGAACGCGCTCGGCCAGGTCAAGGTCTACCAGTCGGACTTCCGGGCGATGAAGAACGTGGTTGCCGGGCGCGAGGAACGCAGCCTCATCAAGATGATCTGCGACGGCGCGAACGACAAGATCGTCGGCATCCACATGATCGGCCCGGAAGCGCCGGAGATCATGCAGGCGGCCGCCGTGGCGGTGAAGGCCGGCATGACCAAGGCCGATTTCGACGCGACCACCGCGATCCACCCGACCGTGGCGGAAGAACTCGTCCTGCTGAAATAA
- a CDS encoding mechanosensitive ion channel domain-containing protein gives MTQPIENIVDQGAGLLPYPWSLLAVAVLATLLALAVHQLVFRVLSRIARRTDSPSDTLLIRKLASPTRVAVIALALVLTAREIPAFETVWQKVAGFVMPALVGWIAIAILHALVETMKLRADITVADNLSARRRRTRLTMLNRIATFIIIFVTVGLALLSIPGIRDIGLTLVASAGLAGLAVGAAAQPALKSLIAGVQMALTEPINIDDVVIIEGEWGRIEDIRTTYVVVRIWDDRRLIVPTTQFLESAFQNWTKKTAELLGSVELYLDPATRIGPIRAEFERRIAQNERWDGRVQVAQVTETSRDAIVLRLLMSAKDSPTLFDLRCDIREAMLEWLADNQPAAFARLRVVSPEPEESDVRARIDAQV, from the coding sequence ATGACGCAACCGATAGAGAATATCGTCGACCAGGGGGCGGGCCTGCTGCCTTATCCCTGGAGCCTGCTTGCCGTCGCGGTGCTTGCGACCCTGCTCGCGCTTGCCGTCCACCAGCTCGTCTTCCGGGTCCTGTCGCGGATCGCGCGGCGGACCGACAGTCCGTCCGACACGCTGCTGATCCGCAAGCTCGCTTCGCCCACCCGAGTCGCGGTGATCGCGCTGGCGCTGGTCCTGACCGCGCGCGAAATACCCGCCTTCGAGACGGTCTGGCAGAAGGTCGCCGGCTTCGTGATGCCCGCACTGGTCGGCTGGATCGCGATCGCGATCCTCCATGCACTGGTCGAAACGATGAAGCTGCGTGCCGACATCACCGTGGCGGACAACCTCTCCGCGCGGCGGCGGCGCACGCGGCTGACGATGCTGAACCGCATAGCGACCTTCATCATCATCTTCGTGACGGTGGGCCTCGCCCTGCTGTCCATTCCCGGCATCCGCGACATCGGCCTGACGCTGGTCGCCTCCGCGGGCCTTGCTGGCCTCGCCGTCGGTGCGGCGGCGCAGCCTGCGCTCAAATCGCTTATCGCCGGGGTCCAGATGGCCCTGACCGAGCCGATCAATATCGACGATGTCGTGATCATCGAAGGGGAATGGGGCCGGATCGAGGATATCCGCACGACCTATGTGGTGGTCCGCATCTGGGACGATCGCAGATTGATCGTGCCGACCACGCAGTTCCTGGAAAGCGCATTCCAGAACTGGACCAAGAAGACCGCCGAACTGCTCGGCTCGGTCGAACTCTATCTCGATCCCGCCACGCGCATCGGACCGATCCGCGCCGAATTCGAACGCCGTATCGCGCAGAACGAACGCTGGGACGGCCGGGTCCAGGTCGCGCAGGTCACAGAAACCAGCCGCGATGCCATCGTCCTTCGCCTGCTGATGAGCGCGAAGGATTCACCCACGCTGTTCGACCTGCGCTGCGATATCCGCGAAGCGATGCTGGAATGGCTGGCGGACAACCAGCCCGCCGCCTTTGCCAGACTGCGCGTCGTCTCGCCGGAGCCCGAGGAATCGGACGTGCGGGCCAGGATCGACGCGCAGGTCTAA
- a CDS encoding DEAD/DEAH box helicase, producing MTTTFDQLGLSQPVLQALDLKGYSNPTPIQAQAIPPVLEGRDLLGIAQTGTGKTAAFMLPSIDRLREADNQTPFKSCRMLVLAPTRELAGQIAQSAKDYGAMAGMRVHSIVGGTSVNKDRNKLHRGTDILVATPGRLLDLIDQKAFNLSKVEILVLDEADQMLDLGFIHALRRISQLVPEDRQTLFFSATMPKQIKDLVGQYCHDPVTVSVTPAATTAERIDQYLFMVQQDEKQSLLELILSGRHPIPGKIERVLVFTRTKHGADRVVKKLAQRNLPANAIHGNKSQPQRQRALDEFRRGKTPILVATDVAARGIDIPGVSHVINYELPNVPEQYVHRIGRTARAGADGIAIAFCAEDERAYLKDINRQTDAEFDRLPLPDNFRAVVEGVGPTKREAPNQRQKKPKVIPRGESGPRQSKPKAKHPARKGRPAGAGQGKPGGGRGRGGQGGNRNRSGGAARG from the coding sequence ATGACCACGACATTCGACCAGCTGGGCCTGTCCCAGCCCGTCCTCCAGGCCCTCGACCTCAAGGGCTACTCCAATCCCACGCCGATCCAGGCGCAGGCGATCCCGCCCGTGCTGGAAGGGCGCGACCTCCTGGGTATCGCCCAGACCGGTACCGGCAAGACGGCGGCCTTCATGCTGCCCAGCATCGACCGGCTGCGCGAGGCCGACAACCAGACCCCGTTCAAGTCCTGCCGCATGCTGGTGCTGGCACCGACGCGCGAACTGGCCGGGCAGATCGCCCAGAGCGCCAAGGATTACGGCGCGATGGCCGGCATGCGCGTGCATTCGATCGTCGGCGGGACCAGCGTCAACAAGGACCGCAACAAGCTGCATCGCGGCACCGACATCCTCGTCGCGACGCCGGGCCGCCTGCTCGACCTGATCGACCAGAAGGCCTTCAACCTCTCCAAGGTGGAAATCCTGGTGCTGGACGAGGCGGACCAGATGCTGGACCTCGGCTTCATCCACGCGCTGCGCCGGATCAGCCAGCTGGTCCCCGAAGACCGCCAGACGCTGTTCTTTTCCGCCACCATGCCCAAGCAGATCAAGGATCTTGTCGGGCAGTACTGCCACGATCCCGTCACGGTCAGCGTCACCCCGGCGGCGACGACGGCGGAGCGGATCGACCAGTATCTCTTCATGGTGCAGCAGGACGAGAAGCAGTCGTTGCTCGAACTCATCCTGTCGGGCCGCCATCCCATCCCGGGCAAGATCGAGCGCGTGCTGGTCTTCACCCGCACCAAGCACGGTGCGGACCGCGTGGTGAAGAAGCTGGCGCAAAGGAACCTTCCGGCGAACGCCATCCACGGCAACAAGAGCCAGCCGCAGCGCCAGCGCGCGCTGGACGAGTTCCGCCGCGGCAAGACGCCGATCCTGGTCGCGACGGACGTTGCCGCGCGCGGGATCGACATTCCCGGCGTCAGCCACGTCATCAATTACGAACTGCCCAACGTGCCGGAACAGTATGTCCACCGCATCGGACGGACCGCCCGCGCCGGAGCGGACGGCATCGCCATCGCCTTTTGTGCCGAGGACGAGCGCGCTTACCTGAAGGACATCAACAGGCAGACCGACGCCGAATTCGACCGGCTTCCCCTGCCTGACAATTTCCGCGCGGTGGTGGAGGGCGTCGGCCCGACCAAGCGCGAGGCGCCCAATCAGCGGCAGAAGAAGCCCAAGGTGATCCCGCGCGGCGAGAGCGGTCCGCGCCAGTCCAAGCCCAAGGCCAAGCATCCCGCCCGCAAGGGCAGGCCCGCCGGAGCCGGACAAGGCAAGCCGGGCGGCGGCCGTGGCCGTGGCGGACAGGGCGGCAATCGCAACCGGAGCGGCGGCGCGGCGCGCGGCTGA